The Nocardia arthritidis genome has a window encoding:
- a CDS encoding SDR family NAD(P)-dependent oxidoreductase, translating into MRRYEGRRVVVTGAGSGIGQGIALRLLDEGAQLVAADIDEAGLAATAEKAGEAAERLRTVPVNIADPASVRAAIDAALEFLGGMDVLVNAAGILRPARTHEMPLDAWNQVLGVNLTGTFLMTQAALPSLLDTGHGVVVNLSSTAAFSAAPYLAAYAASKGGVNAFTHAIALEYAKQGLRAVNIVPGGIISGITTKSILDQPAGFDPKLFSRMTGWLNGGTLGNPEDIAGVVAMVASEDGRYLTGTEIRIDGGMLM; encoded by the coding sequence ATGCGCAGATATGAGGGCCGCCGAGTTGTCGTCACGGGAGCCGGATCCGGCATCGGCCAGGGCATCGCCCTGCGCCTGCTGGACGAGGGGGCGCAGCTGGTCGCCGCGGATATCGACGAGGCGGGCCTGGCGGCAACCGCGGAGAAGGCGGGCGAGGCCGCCGAGCGGCTGCGGACGGTGCCGGTGAATATCGCCGATCCGGCGTCGGTTCGGGCCGCCATCGATGCGGCGCTCGAATTCCTCGGCGGCATGGACGTTTTGGTGAACGCGGCGGGCATCCTGCGCCCGGCGCGCACCCACGAGATGCCGCTGGACGCCTGGAATCAGGTGCTCGGGGTGAACCTCACCGGAACCTTCCTGATGACCCAGGCCGCGCTGCCGTCGCTGCTGGACACCGGACACGGCGTGGTGGTGAACCTGTCGTCCACCGCGGCTTTCAGCGCCGCGCCGTACCTGGCCGCCTACGCGGCGTCGAAGGGCGGCGTCAACGCCTTCACCCACGCGATTGCCCTCGAATACGCCAAACAGGGACTGCGCGCGGTGAATATCGTGCCCGGGGGCATCATCTCCGGTATCACCACGAAATCGATCCTCGACCAGCCGGCGGGTTTCGATCCGAAGCTGTTCTCCCGGATGACCGGCTGGCTCAACGGCGGCACGCTCGGAAATCCGGAAGATATCGCGGGAGTCGTGGCGATGGTGGCCTCCGAGGACGGCCGCTACCTGACCGGAACGGAGATCCGCATCGATGGCGGCATGCTGATGTGA
- a CDS encoding cysteine hydrolase family protein has protein sequence MPYRIDTIDPSSTALLVIDMQNDFLTPGAALETPLGRAMIPRLNNVIALCRDRGIPVIFTAHVHRADGTDMGIFAKLYPMIADRSALIDGTPGVEIASSIAREPGDQLIKKHRYSAFYGTDLDLILRGRGIRTVVFTGVTVEDCVHATARDAMFRNYDTVVLADVTATYDHADLGYGAMKAEEVHRASLVVLAQSTSSVLTAAEFEKALPQ, from the coding sequence ATGCCATACCGCATCGACACCATCGATCCGTCGTCGACCGCGCTGCTGGTCATCGACATGCAGAACGATTTCCTGACGCCGGGCGCAGCATTGGAGACACCGCTCGGCCGCGCGATGATCCCGCGCCTGAACAACGTCATCGCGCTCTGCCGGGACCGGGGCATCCCGGTGATCTTCACCGCGCATGTGCACCGCGCCGACGGCACGGATATGGGCATCTTCGCCAAGCTCTACCCGATGATCGCCGACCGGTCCGCGCTCATCGACGGCACACCCGGCGTCGAGATCGCGTCGAGTATCGCGCGCGAACCCGGCGATCAGCTGATCAAGAAGCACCGCTACAGCGCCTTCTACGGCACCGATCTGGATCTGATCCTGCGCGGGCGCGGCATCCGCACCGTGGTGTTCACCGGTGTCACCGTCGAGGACTGCGTCCACGCGACGGCGCGCGATGCCATGTTCCGCAATTACGACACCGTCGTGCTCGCCGACGTGACCGCCACCTACGATCACGCGGACCTCGGCTACGGCGCGATGAAGGCCGAGGAGGTGCACCGGGCCTCGCTGGTCGTGCTTGCGCAGTCCACCTCATCCGTGCTGACCGCGGCGGAATTCGAAAAGGCACTGCCGCAATGA
- a CDS encoding acyl-CoA thioesterase: MTNSKAMIDALTLSVTGTDIFGATHQVIPSGRAYGGEVVAQAVTAALNTVDPDRTIHSFHGYFLRAGDVNEPSEWAVERVRDGRGFSVRAVTGRQLGREIFRGTASFHVPERGVAHQDELSAGLPDPETLPTAGDALCGSTVRDAEYWSAERNFDIRHTPPAVYVDAGGERVRRQTVWLKAYDRLPDDPNLHRAALAYLCDYTLLEPVLRYHGAAWADDGVVTASLDHAMWWYADGRVDEWIALVQESPVAGGGLALTRASIFSREGVLLASVAQEGLVRLPAA, encoded by the coding sequence ATGACCAACAGCAAGGCCATGATCGACGCGCTCACCCTGAGCGTCACCGGCACCGATATCTTCGGCGCGACCCACCAGGTCATCCCGTCCGGCCGGGCCTACGGCGGCGAGGTGGTGGCGCAGGCCGTCACCGCCGCGCTGAATACGGTGGATCCGGACCGCACGATCCACTCCTTCCACGGCTATTTCCTGCGGGCGGGCGATGTCAACGAGCCGAGCGAGTGGGCGGTCGAGCGGGTGCGCGACGGACGCGGCTTCTCGGTCCGCGCGGTGACCGGACGGCAGCTGGGCCGGGAGATATTCCGCGGCACCGCCTCGTTCCATGTGCCGGAGCGCGGCGTCGCCCACCAGGACGAGCTCTCCGCCGGGCTGCCGGATCCGGAGACCCTTCCCACCGCAGGGGACGCGCTGTGTGGATCCACCGTGCGGGATGCCGAATACTGGTCCGCGGAACGGAATTTCGACATCCGGCACACACCGCCCGCGGTGTACGTCGACGCGGGCGGCGAGCGGGTGCGCCGACAAACCGTGTGGCTCAAGGCATATGACCGACTACCCGACGATCCGAACCTGCACCGCGCCGCGCTGGCCTACCTGTGCGACTACACACTGCTCGAACCCGTGCTGCGGTATCACGGCGCGGCATGGGCCGACGACGGCGTCGTCACCGCGAGCCTCGACCACGCCATGTGGTGGTACGCCGACGGACGGGTCGACGAATGGATCGCACTGGTACAGGAAAGTCCGGTCGCCGGTGGAGGTTTGGCGTTGACCCGCGCATCGATCTTCTCCCGCGAAGGCGTCCTGCTGGCCAGCGTCGCCCAGGAGGGATTGGTGCGGCTGCCCGCCGCATGA
- a CDS encoding cupin domain-containing protein produces the protein MTNPSTSAAVVPVVTRHGQEYQDTAQSGGAVRISGVSIQHTPATKIWFGKVSNEPGYRSLPHHHGEAETGGYVLSGVARIYFGENYQEFLDMSEGDFVFVPPYMPHIEVNMSTEHELVWLTTRTPDNIVVNLPDVDDAILQGYRRA, from the coding sequence ATGACGAACCCGTCCACCTCGGCCGCCGTCGTACCGGTCGTCACCCGCCACGGGCAGGAATATCAGGACACGGCCCAGTCCGGCGGCGCCGTCCGCATCTCCGGGGTGAGCATCCAGCACACCCCCGCCACCAAGATCTGGTTCGGCAAGGTGTCCAACGAGCCCGGTTACCGCTCGCTGCCGCACCACCACGGCGAGGCCGAGACCGGCGGCTATGTGCTCTCCGGCGTCGCGCGCATCTACTTCGGCGAGAACTACCAGGAGTTCCTCGATATGAGCGAGGGCGATTTCGTCTTCGTGCCGCCGTACATGCCGCATATCGAGGTGAATATGAGCACCGAGCACGAGCTCGTGTGGCTCACCACCCGCACACCCGACAATATCGTCGTCAACCTGCCCGATGTGGACGACGCCATCCTCCAGGGGTACCGCCGCGCATGA
- a CDS encoding fumarylacetoacetate hydrolase family protein, whose translation MRLCTLRLDDGGTCAAILDADRLIHLPAADVGALLRTDGWRERVLDTVHAAGRTTDPATADYAPVVVDPRKIICCGQNFRAHIAEMGRAEPEYPTLFAKFADTLTGPNDDITVDAYAEQLDWEAELAVVVGAPIFHADRQAAAAAIAGYTVANDFSVRSWQRRTLQWLQGKAFDSTTPLGPLLVTPDEFDPGAAHLITCRVNGTRRQHGSTDDLLFDSAALLSYISAFTALRPGDVVLTGTPGGVGAGAQPPVFLADGDVVETAIEGIGQQRNRIRIKN comes from the coding sequence GTGCGCCTTTGTACCCTTCGGCTCGATGACGGCGGCACCTGCGCCGCGATACTGGATGCCGACCGACTGATCCATCTCCCCGCCGCCGATGTCGGCGCCCTATTGCGGACCGACGGCTGGCGGGAGCGGGTGCTGGACACCGTCCACGCCGCAGGCCGCACCACCGATCCGGCGACGGCCGACTACGCGCCGGTGGTGGTCGACCCACGCAAAATCATCTGCTGCGGCCAGAACTTCCGGGCGCACATCGCCGAAATGGGCCGCGCGGAACCGGAATACCCCACCCTGTTCGCGAAGTTCGCCGACACCCTCACCGGCCCGAACGACGACATCACCGTCGATGCCTATGCCGAACAACTGGATTGGGAGGCCGAACTCGCGGTCGTGGTCGGCGCGCCGATCTTTCACGCGGATCGGCAGGCCGCCGCGGCGGCGATCGCCGGATACACGGTGGCCAACGACTTCTCGGTGCGCTCATGGCAGCGCCGAACCCTGCAGTGGTTGCAGGGCAAGGCCTTCGACTCGACGACACCGCTCGGCCCACTGCTGGTCACCCCCGACGAATTCGATCCCGGGGCCGCACATCTCATCACCTGCCGGGTGAACGGTACTCGGCGACAACACGGTTCGACCGACGACCTGCTATTCGACTCGGCGGCTCTGCTGTCCTATATCTCCGCCTTCACCGCGCTGCGTCCCGGCGACGTGGTGCTGACCGGAACCCCCGGCGGCGTCGGCGCGGGCGCGCAACCGCCGGTCTTCCTGGCCGACGGCGATGTCGTGGAAACCGCCATCGAGGGAATCGGACAGCAGCGCAACAGAATTCGCATCAAGAACTGA
- a CDS encoding RidA family protein encodes MTISRINPPSLAKPSGFAHATRAGNVIHLAGQTALTPDGAIVDGGIVPQFRQALSNVLTALAAAGGHPSDLASVTIYLLDIPDYQAHGREIGAIWRELAGTDYPAMAGIGVSALWQPEALVEIQGVAIVADE; translated from the coding sequence GTGACCATCAGCCGCATCAATCCACCGTCCCTGGCCAAGCCGTCCGGGTTCGCGCACGCGACGCGCGCGGGCAATGTCATCCACCTGGCCGGGCAGACGGCGCTGACGCCGGACGGCGCGATCGTCGATGGTGGAATCGTCCCGCAATTCAGGCAGGCGCTGAGTAATGTGCTCACCGCGCTGGCGGCCGCAGGCGGGCATCCGTCGGACCTGGCGAGCGTCACCATCTACCTGCTCGATATCCCCGACTACCAGGCGCACGGCCGCGAGATCGGCGCGATCTGGCGCGAGCTCGCCGGCACCGACTACCCGGCGATGGCGGGTATCGGGGTGAGCGCGCTCTGGCAGCCGGAGGCGCTCGTCGAGATTCAGGGCGTCGCTATCGTCGCCGATGAATGA
- a CDS encoding PaaX family transcriptional regulator → MTVTIDGAEPQPRELIVTLFGLYARAENNWLPVAGLVRLMADLGIDGPAVRSSVSRLKRRDVLRSERHEGAVGYALSQSALDVITEGDTRIFHRRRGTAEDGWIILVFSVPESERDKRHTLRTALTRLGFGTVAPGVWIAPGQLARETREMLERRGLSAYVEMFDGHHLAFGDLRAKVRRWWDLEELTLQYADFVQRHRPALAEFGGRAVPPDKAFAIYVPMLTEWRRLPYLDPGLPLSLLPPGWHGVTAEQLFNDLNEALSGPAREHAVEVIHRRR, encoded by the coding sequence ATGACGGTCACCATCGACGGCGCGGAGCCGCAGCCGCGGGAGCTGATAGTCACGCTGTTCGGGCTGTACGCCAGGGCGGAGAACAACTGGCTCCCGGTGGCCGGCCTGGTCCGGCTGATGGCCGATCTCGGTATCGATGGACCGGCGGTCCGTTCGTCGGTATCCCGGCTCAAGCGCCGCGACGTGCTGCGCAGCGAGCGGCACGAGGGCGCGGTCGGCTACGCGCTTTCGCAGTCGGCGCTCGATGTGATCACCGAGGGCGACACCCGGATCTTCCACCGCAGGCGCGGTACCGCCGAGGACGGCTGGATCATCCTGGTCTTCTCGGTGCCGGAATCGGAGCGCGACAAGCGGCATACGCTGCGAACCGCGTTGACCCGCTTGGGTTTCGGGACCGTCGCGCCCGGAGTGTGGATCGCGCCGGGCCAATTGGCGCGCGAGACGCGGGAAATGCTGGAGCGCCGTGGGCTTTCGGCCTATGTGGAAATGTTCGACGGCCACCACCTCGCATTCGGCGATCTGCGCGCGAAGGTGCGCCGGTGGTGGGATCTGGAGGAATTGACGCTGCAGTACGCGGATTTCGTGCAGCGCCACCGGCCCGCGCTCGCGGAGTTCGGCGGCCGGGCCGTGCCGCCGGACAAGGCGTTCGCCATTTATGTGCCGATGCTGACGGAATGGCGGCGGCTGCCCTATCTCGATCCGGGCCTTCCGCTTTCGCTGCTACCGCCGGGCTGGCATGGCGTGACGGCCGAGCAGCTGTTCAACGATCTCAACGAGGCGCTGTCCGGCCCGGCCCGCGAGCACGCGGTCGAGGTCATTCATCGGCGACGATAG
- a CDS encoding AMP-binding protein gives MLFPTAHIDTFCRDNLPPESQWPRFRFELPELKYPERLNCATALLDDVVAVWGADRRCLLTPTSEWTYGELLAHANRIARVLVEDHGLVPGQRVLLRGPNTPWLVACWFAVIKAGGVVVTTMPLLRSAELGKLIELTKPALALCDHRFVEELALAGGVQAVAYGSDAATDLIAVAAGKSDRFANVDTAADDVVLLAPTSGTTGIPKATMHFHRDVLANADTFSRHVLKPVPADLFAGTPPLAFTFGLGGLVVFPFRVGAATLLLERATPAELADAIEKFGVTVLFTAPTAYRAWLRDGQTGKLASLRRCVSAGEHLPETVWEQFRAATGVRIINGIGGTEMLHVFISAADDDIRPGSTGRVVPGYRAEIHDEQGHPVPDGTPGMLAVQGPTGCRYLADARQLSYVRDGWNLTGDVFTRDADGYFWYHARSDDMIVSSGYNIAAAEVESVLDRHPDVLESAVIGLPDDERGMIVHAAVVLRPGVIASDAKILDIQDFVKNTAAPYKYPRSVAFVDELPRTPTGKIQRFRLRPA, from the coding sequence ATGCTCTTCCCCACCGCACACATCGACACCTTCTGTCGTGACAACCTGCCGCCCGAATCGCAGTGGCCGCGGTTTCGTTTCGAACTGCCCGAGCTGAAGTATCCGGAACGGCTGAACTGCGCGACGGCCCTGCTCGACGACGTCGTCGCCGTCTGGGGTGCGGACCGGCGCTGCCTGCTCACCCCGACCAGCGAGTGGACCTACGGCGAACTGCTCGCGCACGCGAACCGGATCGCCCGGGTTCTGGTCGAGGACCACGGCCTGGTGCCCGGCCAGCGGGTGCTGCTGCGCGGACCGAATACGCCGTGGCTGGTGGCCTGCTGGTTCGCCGTCATCAAGGCCGGTGGCGTCGTCGTCACCACCATGCCGCTGCTGCGCAGCGCGGAGCTCGGCAAACTGATCGAGCTCACCAAACCGGCGCTCGCGCTGTGCGATCACCGCTTCGTCGAGGAGTTGGCGCTGGCGGGCGGCGTGCAGGCCGTCGCGTACGGATCAGATGCCGCAACAGATCTGATCGCCGTCGCGGCGGGTAAATCCGATCGGTTCGCCAATGTCGACACCGCGGCCGACGATGTCGTACTGCTCGCGCCGACCTCGGGCACCACCGGAATTCCCAAGGCCACCATGCACTTTCACCGCGACGTACTGGCCAACGCGGACACCTTCTCCCGGCACGTGCTCAAACCCGTTCCCGCGGACCTGTTCGCGGGAACGCCGCCGCTGGCCTTCACCTTCGGACTGGGCGGACTCGTGGTGTTCCCGTTCCGGGTCGGCGCCGCGACGCTGCTGCTGGAGCGGGCCACCCCGGCCGAACTCGCCGATGCCATCGAAAAGTTCGGCGTCACAGTGCTTTTCACCGCGCCTACGGCGTACCGGGCCTGGCTGCGGGACGGGCAGACCGGCAAGCTCGCCTCGCTGCGGCGCTGTGTGTCGGCGGGTGAACATCTGCCGGAGACGGTGTGGGAGCAGTTCCGCGCGGCGACCGGGGTGCGCATCATCAACGGCATCGGCGGCACCGAGATGCTGCACGTCTTCATCTCGGCCGCCGACGACGACATCCGGCCCGGCTCCACCGGCCGCGTTGTCCCCGGCTATCGCGCCGAAATCCACGACGAGCAGGGACATCCGGTGCCCGATGGCACCCCCGGCATGCTCGCGGTGCAGGGGCCGACCGGCTGCCGCTATCTGGCCGACGCGCGACAGCTCAGCTATGTGCGCGACGGCTGGAATCTGACCGGCGACGTCTTCACCCGCGATGCCGACGGCTACTTCTGGTATCACGCGCGCAGCGACGACATGATCGTCTCGTCGGGGTACAACATCGCCGCCGCCGAGGTGGAATCGGTGCTCGACCGGCATCCGGATGTGCTGGAGAGCGCCGTGATCGGGCTGCCGGACGACGAGCGCGGGATGATCGTGCACGCGGCCGTCGTGCTGCGGCCCGGGGTGATCGCCTCTGATGCCAAGATTCTTGACATCCAAGACTTCGTGAAGAACACCGCCGCGCCGTACAAGTATCCGCGCAGCGTCGCATTCGTCGACGAACTGCCGCGGACGCCGACGGGCAAGATTCAGCGCTTCCGGCTGCGTCCGGCATGA
- a CDS encoding bifunctional salicylyl-CoA 5-hydroxylase/oxidoreductase, which produces MRIAVVGGGPGGLYFAALAKQLDAGHEITVWERNAPDDTFGFGVVFSDETLGGIEHADARIYTRMASRFARWDDIDIHYLDTVNTSGGQGFAAMSRKDLLGILQQRCRELGVTIHFRTEAPDIEVLRAECDLVVAADGINSAIRARYAEAFRPTLDRRDNKFMWLGTDKVFEAFEFFIRETPHGVMQIHGYPYGADGSTFIVEMHEDVWRAAGFDDYADREFAPGDNDEKSIAVIGELFADILDGHRLLANNSRWINFVTVRNESWRHGNTVLIGDAAHTAHFSIGSGTKLAMEDALALAAALHENPTLDASLDAYEAERRPVVLSMQRAAQASLEWFESISNYAGQEPPQFAFNLLTRSRRVTYDNLRLRDPGFVDAIDNWYAADQTPPVSTVRPPMFYPYRVKGVEFVNRIVVSPMDMYSAVDGVPGDFHLVHLGSKALGGAGLVMTEMVCVSPEGRITPGCAGLYTEEQEAAWRRIVDFVHSGSEAKIGVQLGHSGRKGSTKRMWEGIDVPLESGNWEVVAPSALPYGPGCHVPRELTEDELDLIAAQFVAAAEAAARAGFDLLELHAGHGYLLSSFLSPLSNARTDAYGGTLANRMRFPLRVFDAIRAVWPADRPLSVRISATDWADGGNTVDDAVHIAQAFAAHGADLVNVSSGQVVKHEKPAFGRSYQTPFADRIRQALKAKYAHVGVIAVGAISSYDDANSILLAGRADLVAVGRAHLYDPQWTLHAAVEQGYAGPGAHWPDQFAAGNRKPPTGRTDGPRPRLELLRAKDSEASGRRRWRPGIPAAS; this is translated from the coding sequence ATGCGAATCGCGGTAGTCGGCGGCGGCCCCGGTGGCCTGTACTTCGCGGCGCTGGCGAAGCAGCTCGACGCCGGGCACGAGATCACCGTCTGGGAGCGCAACGCCCCCGACGACACCTTCGGTTTCGGAGTGGTCTTCAGCGATGAGACGCTCGGCGGCATCGAACACGCCGACGCGCGGATCTATACGCGGATGGCGAGCCGGTTCGCCCGCTGGGACGATATCGACATCCACTACCTGGACACCGTGAACACCTCGGGCGGACAGGGTTTCGCCGCGATGAGCCGCAAGGACCTGCTCGGCATCCTGCAGCAGCGCTGCCGGGAACTGGGCGTCACCATCCATTTCCGCACCGAGGCGCCGGATATCGAGGTCCTGCGCGCCGAATGCGACCTGGTGGTGGCCGCCGACGGGATCAACTCGGCGATACGCGCCCGCTACGCCGAGGCGTTCCGGCCGACCCTGGACCGGCGCGACAACAAGTTCATGTGGCTCGGCACCGACAAAGTCTTCGAAGCCTTCGAATTCTTCATCCGGGAAACCCCGCACGGCGTCATGCAGATCCACGGCTACCCGTACGGCGCCGATGGCAGCACCTTCATCGTCGAGATGCACGAAGACGTCTGGCGCGCGGCCGGTTTCGACGACTATGCCGACCGCGAATTCGCGCCCGGCGATAACGACGAGAAATCCATCGCGGTGATCGGCGAGCTGTTCGCCGATATTCTCGACGGACATCGCCTGCTGGCCAACAACTCTCGGTGGATCAACTTCGTCACGGTGCGCAACGAGAGCTGGCGGCACGGCAATACCGTGCTGATCGGCGACGCCGCGCATACCGCGCACTTCTCCATCGGCTCCGGCACCAAGCTGGCCATGGAGGACGCGCTGGCGCTGGCCGCCGCGCTACACGAAAACCCGACGCTGGACGCCAGTTTGGATGCCTACGAGGCCGAGCGCAGGCCGGTGGTGCTTTCCATGCAGCGGGCCGCGCAGGCCAGCCTGGAATGGTTCGAATCGATTTCGAATTACGCCGGACAGGAACCGCCGCAGTTCGCCTTCAACCTGCTCACCCGCAGCCGCCGGGTCACCTACGACAATCTGCGGCTGCGCGATCCGGGCTTCGTCGATGCGATCGACAACTGGTATGCCGCGGACCAAACGCCGCCGGTATCGACCGTGCGGCCGCCGATGTTCTATCCGTACCGGGTGAAGGGCGTCGAATTCGTCAACCGCATCGTGGTTTCGCCGATGGATATGTATTCGGCGGTCGACGGTGTGCCCGGGGATTTCCACCTGGTGCACCTGGGGAGCAAGGCACTCGGCGGCGCCGGTCTGGTGATGACCGAGATGGTCTGCGTCTCACCGGAGGGGCGGATCACGCCCGGCTGCGCGGGGCTGTACACCGAGGAGCAGGAGGCGGCCTGGCGGCGGATCGTCGATTTCGTGCATTCCGGCAGCGAGGCGAAAATCGGTGTGCAGCTGGGACATTCGGGCCGCAAGGGCTCCACGAAGCGGATGTGGGAAGGTATCGATGTGCCGCTGGAGTCCGGCAACTGGGAGGTGGTGGCCCCGTCGGCGCTGCCGTACGGACCCGGCTGCCACGTACCGCGCGAGCTCACCGAGGACGAACTCGACCTGATCGCGGCGCAATTCGTCGCCGCGGCGGAGGCGGCGGCGCGAGCCGGATTCGACCTGCTCGAATTGCATGCGGGCCACGGGTATCTGCTCTCCTCGTTCCTCTCGCCGCTGTCGAATGCGCGCACCGACGCCTACGGCGGCACACTGGCCAACCGAATGCGCTTTCCGCTGCGGGTATTCGACGCGATCCGCGCCGTGTGGCCCGCCGATCGCCCACTGTCCGTTCGCATCTCGGCCACCGACTGGGCCGACGGCGGCAATACCGTCGACGATGCGGTGCATATCGCGCAGGCATTCGCCGCACACGGGGCCGACCTGGTGAACGTGTCGTCGGGGCAGGTGGTCAAGCACGAGAAACCCGCGTTCGGCCGCAGCTACCAAACCCCGTTCGCGGACCGGATCCGCCAGGCGCTCAAGGCGAAATACGCACATGTCGGGGTGATCGCCGTCGGCGCGATCTCCTCCTACGACGACGCGAACTCGATTCTGCTGGCCGGGCGCGCCGATCTCGTCGCGGTCGGCCGCGCCCACCTCTACGACCCGCAATGGACACTGCACGCCGCCGTCGAACAGGGTTACGCCGGACCCGGCGCGCACTGGCCCGACCAGTTCGCCGCGGGCAACCGCAAACCGCCCACCGGCCGCACCGACGGCCCACGCCCGCGCTTGGAACTGTTGCGCGCCAAGGATTCCGAGGCAAGCGGCCGCCGCAGGTGGCGGCCGGGCATCCCAGCGGCCAGCTGA
- a CDS encoding methyltransferase domain-containing protein, translating to MGIRTRALSAVADQLGNPHGVLGKGIAVILNRGNGRSIAAAVDAAEVAKGATAADIGFGGGAGLPLLLKRVGPDGSVHGIELSPDMLARARRRYAAEIAADRLRITAGSLTDLPLADAALDAAITVNTIYFIDDLDSVCAELVRVIRPGGRLVVGIGDPEVMARMPFAPYGNITLRPVPEVIAALEKTGCTVEHRRLPVPPIPHNLLIALPK from the coding sequence ATGGGTATCCGCACCCGCGCGCTGTCCGCGGTAGCCGACCAGCTGGGCAACCCACACGGTGTACTCGGCAAAGGCATCGCGGTGATCCTCAACCGCGGCAACGGACGCTCGATCGCCGCCGCGGTCGACGCCGCCGAAGTCGCGAAGGGCGCGACCGCCGCGGATATCGGATTCGGCGGCGGTGCCGGACTTCCGCTGCTGCTCAAACGGGTCGGCCCCGATGGTTCGGTGCACGGCATCGAGCTCTCCCCGGATATGTTGGCCCGCGCCCGCAGGCGCTACGCCGCCGAGATCGCCGCGGACCGGCTGCGGATCACCGCGGGCTCGCTCACCGACCTGCCGCTCGCCGACGCCGCGCTGGATGCCGCGATCACGGTCAACACCATCTACTTCATCGACGACCTGGACAGCGTCTGCGCCGAGCTGGTCCGCGTGATCCGGCCCGGCGGACGGCTGGTGGTCGGCATCGGCGATCCGGAGGTGATGGCGCGAATGCCGTTCGCCCCGTACGGCAACATCACCCTGCGTCCGGTACCGGAGGTGATCGCCGCATTGGAGAAGACGGGCTGCACCGTCGAACACCGTCGGCTGCCGGTACCGCCCATCCCGCACAACCTGCTTATCGCGCTGCCGAAGTAA
- a CDS encoding TetR/AcrR family transcriptional regulator, with amino-acid sequence MTNSGSAKRETPYHHGDLRNALVRAAAELAEHGGPEAVTVRAAARKVGVTPTAAYRHFTNHEQLLGAAQEQAQASLLGSMSEAVNSLAPESDPIDRLNAAGRGYIAFATREPGLFRTAFCESPWAAEPSDDNDAFGLLAKLLDDLVQSGFMDPAHRPHAEIMAWSTVHGLASLLIDGALSWLDDDAREQAIAATLDGIQRGLATAPNAAGTPTGTTE; translated from the coding sequence ATGACGAATTCGGGATCGGCGAAACGGGAGACCCCTTACCACCACGGCGACCTGCGCAACGCCCTCGTGCGCGCGGCCGCCGAACTGGCCGAGCACGGCGGGCCGGAGGCGGTGACGGTCCGTGCGGCGGCCCGCAAGGTCGGTGTCACCCCCACCGCCGCCTACCGGCATTTCACCAACCACGAGCAGTTGCTCGGCGCGGCACAGGAGCAGGCGCAGGCCAGCCTGCTCGGCTCGATGTCCGAAGCGGTGAATTCCCTTGCGCCCGAATCTGATCCGATCGACAGACTGAATGCGGCCGGGCGTGGTTATATCGCCTTCGCGACCCGCGAACCCGGCCTGTTCCGCACCGCGTTCTGCGAATCCCCCTGGGCCGCCGAACCATCCGACGACAACGACGCGTTCGGGCTGCTCGCCAAGCTGCTCGACGACCTGGTCCAGAGCGGGTTCATGGATCCGGCGCACCGGCCGCACGCCGAGATCATGGCCTGGTCGACGGTACACGGACTGGCCTCCCTGCTCATCGACGGCGCCCTGTCCTGGCTCGACGACGACGCCCGCGAACAAGCGATCGCGGCCACCCTCGACGGCATACAACGCGGGCTCGCGACCGCGCCGAACGCTGCGGGGACACCCACCGGGACTACGGAGTAG